A single window of Sphingobacterium sp. ML3W DNA harbors:
- a CDS encoding TraR/DksA family transcriptional regulator, with protein sequence MVTNHVKTRYSDSELQEFKSIILEKLRIAKEELASLTASLNNSDANGTDDTAGTYKTLEDGSATLEKEQTNQLAARQRKFIDNLEAALIRIENQTYGICRETGKLIQKERLKAVPHTTLSIEAKNKQY encoded by the coding sequence ATGGTAACTAACCACGTAAAGACACGCTATAGCGATTCAGAGCTTCAAGAGTTTAAAAGCATTATCTTGGAAAAATTGAGAATAGCAAAAGAGGAACTTGCTTCATTGACCGCATCCCTGAATAATAGCGATGCGAATGGCACTGATGATACTGCTGGTACTTATAAAACATTGGAAGATGGTTCGGCAACATTAGAAAAAGAGCAAACCAATCAATTGGCTGCTCGTCAACGCAAATTCATAGACAACTTAGAAGCTGCTTTAATTCGTATTGAGAACCAAACTTATGGCATTTGTAGAGAAACAGGTAAATTAATCCAAAAAGAAAGATTGAAAGCTGTTCCACATACTACGCTAAGTATTGAAGCTAAAAACAAACAGTATTAA
- the ileS gene encoding isoleucine--tRNA ligase, whose product MYKEYKQLNLPEIGKEILTRWEQEKIFEKSITNRPENKPYTFYEGPPSANGMPGIHHVMGRTIKDIFCRYKTLKGFQVKRKGGWDTHGLPIELAVEKKLGITKEDIGKKITVKAYNDACRTEVMKYTDVWNDLTTKMGYWVDLENPYVTYENEYIETLWYLLKEFYKKGLLYKGYTIQPYSPAAGTGLSSHELNQPGTYKDVKDTTIVAQFRLVKDQLHPIMATLVEDEAEDVAFIAWTTTPWTLPSNTALIVGKKINYVKIKTFNQYTGAPVSVILANDLISKHFKAEGKEAEFQDYKLGDKVIPWEIAATFTGEELIGLRYEQLMPYITSDELQEKAFRVIPGDFVTTEDGTGIVHAAPTYGADDFRVAKEQGVPGILIKDENGKDVPTVDRTGRFVKEITDFAGRFVKEEYYSDAERADKDFRPTDVLIAIKLKEDNKAFDVKKYEHTYPHCWRTDKPVLYYPLDSWFIKSTAVKDDLVALNKTINWKPEATGSGRFGNWLENLVDWNLSRSRYWGTPLPIWRSEDENEEICVGSMPELKALLEASLVSDVLSEKEKETNKSYLDKFGTKELDLHRPYVDDIVFVSDAGQKLFREPDLIDVWFDSGAMPYAQWGLDYDKLAKGEALPFKEGYNKAFPADFIAEGVDQTRGWFFTLHAISTMLQKSVAFKNVVSNGLVLDKNGNKMSKRLGNGIDPFATLDKYSADATRWYMISNASPWDNLKFNEEGLDEVRRKFFGTLYNTYAFFALYANIDKFSYAEADIALENRPEIDRWVISLLNSLTKEVDDFYADFEPTKAARAIQNFVDEHLSNWYVRLCRRRFWKGEYSEDKISAYQTLFTCLDTVAKLMSPISPFFSDQLYLDLNTATGKEIFESVHLANFPIYQEQLVDKDLEERMSLAQDISSLTLSLRKKVGINVRQPLNKILLPVLDNSFQERVEKVKDLILSETNIKDIQFITDTTGIIKKKIKPNFKALGSKVGKDMKLVSAKINALSMDEVAKLESEGEITLADTPYTIQLTDVEIIAEDVAGWQVANLAKLTVALDIHISDELKQEGLSRELVNRIQNLRKDKGFEVTDRIHVLVSKDADIEEATNKNLSYICTEILADSLRFEESLTTGDKVDIDGKELKVLIEKI is encoded by the coding sequence ATGTATAAAGAATATAAGCAACTTAATTTGCCGGAAATAGGCAAAGAAATATTGACCCGTTGGGAACAGGAGAAAATATTCGAAAAAAGTATCACAAACCGCCCAGAAAATAAGCCCTACACTTTTTACGAGGGACCACCTTCTGCCAACGGTATGCCTGGTATTCACCATGTAATGGGTCGTACAATCAAAGACATCTTCTGTCGCTATAAAACCTTAAAGGGCTTTCAAGTAAAACGTAAAGGAGGCTGGGATACACACGGTCTTCCAATTGAACTTGCTGTAGAGAAGAAACTAGGAATTACGAAAGAAGATATTGGAAAAAAGATAACGGTTAAAGCATACAACGATGCATGTCGTACAGAAGTAATGAAATACACAGATGTATGGAATGATCTAACGACTAAAATGGGGTATTGGGTAGATTTGGAAAACCCATATGTCACGTATGAAAATGAGTACATTGAAACACTATGGTACTTGTTGAAAGAATTTTATAAAAAAGGCCTTTTATACAAAGGTTACACCATACAACCTTATTCTCCTGCTGCAGGAACGGGATTGAGTTCTCATGAATTGAATCAGCCCGGCACTTACAAGGATGTAAAGGATACTACTATCGTTGCACAATTCAGATTGGTCAAAGATCAGTTGCACCCGATCATGGCGACATTAGTTGAAGATGAAGCCGAAGACGTTGCGTTTATCGCATGGACAACAACCCCTTGGACACTTCCTTCTAATACAGCGTTAATAGTTGGTAAAAAAATCAACTATGTCAAAATCAAAACATTCAATCAATATACAGGAGCTCCTGTTTCCGTAATATTGGCAAATGATCTGATTTCAAAACATTTCAAGGCAGAAGGTAAAGAAGCCGAATTTCAGGATTATAAATTAGGTGATAAAGTTATTCCTTGGGAAATAGCGGCAACATTTACAGGTGAAGAGCTTATCGGTTTACGTTATGAGCAACTGATGCCTTATATTACTTCGGATGAACTGCAAGAAAAAGCTTTTCGTGTCATCCCTGGTGATTTTGTAACAACAGAAGATGGTACTGGTATCGTGCATGCTGCGCCAACATATGGTGCAGATGACTTTAGAGTAGCTAAAGAACAGGGCGTACCAGGAATCTTGATTAAGGATGAAAATGGCAAAGATGTTCCTACTGTTGATCGCACAGGACGTTTTGTTAAAGAAATAACGGACTTTGCTGGCCGTTTCGTTAAAGAGGAATATTATTCTGATGCTGAACGTGCCGATAAAGATTTTCGTCCGACAGATGTGCTTATTGCTATCAAACTAAAAGAAGATAACAAAGCATTTGATGTTAAAAAATACGAGCATACTTACCCGCATTGCTGGCGTACAGATAAACCTGTTTTATACTATCCATTGGACAGTTGGTTTATCAAATCTACAGCGGTAAAGGATGATTTAGTTGCTTTAAATAAAACCATTAACTGGAAGCCTGAAGCTACTGGATCTGGACGATTCGGTAACTGGTTAGAAAATCTAGTTGACTGGAATTTGTCTCGTTCTCGCTACTGGGGGACTCCTCTTCCAATCTGGCGTTCTGAAGATGAAAATGAAGAGATCTGTGTAGGTTCTATGCCTGAATTAAAGGCTCTATTGGAAGCTTCCTTAGTTTCAGACGTTTTATCCGAAAAAGAAAAAGAGACAAACAAATCATATTTAGATAAATTCGGCACCAAGGAACTAGATTTACACCGTCCTTATGTAGATGATATCGTTTTCGTTTCTGATGCTGGTCAAAAACTATTCCGCGAGCCTGATTTAATCGATGTTTGGTTTGATTCTGGTGCCATGCCCTATGCGCAATGGGGTTTGGATTATGACAAACTGGCTAAGGGGGAAGCGCTCCCGTTTAAGGAGGGATACAACAAGGCATTTCCAGCGGATTTTATTGCTGAGGGTGTGGATCAGACACGTGGTTGGTTCTTTACATTGCATGCTATATCAACGATGCTTCAGAAATCTGTTGCTTTTAAGAATGTAGTTTCCAATGGTTTGGTTTTAGACAAAAATGGCAATAAAATGTCTAAACGCCTTGGCAATGGTATTGATCCATTTGCTACGTTAGATAAATACAGCGCTGATGCAACTCGTTGGTACATGATTAGTAATGCTTCACCGTGGGATAACTTAAAATTTAACGAAGAAGGATTGGATGAGGTACGACGTAAGTTTTTCGGAACCTTATATAATACGTATGCGTTCTTTGCTCTATATGCTAATATTGATAAATTCAGCTATGCTGAAGCAGATATCGCGTTAGAGAATCGTCCGGAAATCGATCGTTGGGTAATCTCACTATTGAATAGTTTAACTAAGGAGGTTGACGATTTTTATGCAGACTTCGAACCTACGAAAGCTGCACGTGCGATTCAAAATTTTGTCGACGAACATTTAAGTAATTGGTACGTTCGTCTGTGTCGTCGTCGTTTCTGGAAGGGTGAATACTCCGAAGACAAAATCTCGGCTTACCAGACTTTATTTACTTGCTTGGACACGGTTGCTAAATTGATGTCGCCAATCTCTCCTTTCTTCTCTGATCAGTTGTACCTGGATTTAAACACCGCAACAGGAAAAGAAATCTTTGAGTCTGTACATTTAGCTAATTTCCCAATTTACCAAGAACAATTGGTCGATAAGGATTTAGAAGAGCGCATGTCATTGGCCCAAGATATTTCGTCACTAACACTTTCACTGCGTAAAAAAGTAGGCATCAATGTACGCCAACCATTAAATAAAATCTTACTTCCGGTCTTGGATAATAGCTTCCAAGAACGTGTAGAAAAGGTAAAAGATTTGATACTTTCTGAAACGAATATCAAAGATATTCAATTCATTACGGACACTACAGGTATCATCAAGAAAAAAATAAAGCCAAATTTTAAAGCTCTTGGCTCGAAAGTTGGTAAAGACATGAAGTTAGTGTCTGCAAAGATCAATGCACTTTCTATGGATGAGGTTGCGAAATTGGAAAGCGAAGGCGAAATTACATTAGCTGATACGCCTTATACGATCCAATTAACTGATGTAGAAATTATAGCAGAGGATGTTGCTGGGTGGCAGGTCGCTAATTTAGCTAAATTAACCGTTGCGCTAGATATCCATATTTCTGACGAATTGAAACAAGAAGGACTGTCAAGAGAGTTGGTTAACCGTATCCAAAACCTAAGAAAAGATAAAGGTTTTGAGGTTACTGACCGCATTCATGTTTTAGTCAGCAAAGATGCTGATATTGAGGAGGCCACGAATAAAAATTTATCTTATATTTGTACCGAAATTCTAGCTGATTCGTTGAGATTTGAAGAATCACTAACTACCGGAGATAAGGTTGATATCGACGGAAAGGAATTGAAAGTTTTAATCGAAAAAATTTAA
- a CDS encoding HesB/IscA family protein, protein MSTENITEKAPLTLTEGAIKELNKLKDQQEISDDFGLRIGVEGGGCSGMSYILGFDQKKEGDSEYEIAGIRVFMNKAHGLYLAGMEVDFKNGLDARGFTFNNPNAASTCGCGSSFSA, encoded by the coding sequence ATGAGTACAGAAAATATAACAGAAAAAGCTCCATTAACATTAACTGAAGGAGCGATAAAGGAGCTAAATAAACTAAAAGATCAACAAGAGATTTCCGATGATTTTGGATTACGTATTGGTGTTGAAGGTGGAGGTTGTTCTGGAATGAGCTATATTTTGGGATTCGACCAAAAGAAAGAAGGCGATAGCGAATATGAAATCGCTGGTATCCGAGTTTTTATGAATAAAGCGCATGGCTTATATTTAGCAGGCATGGAAGTCGATTTTAAAAATGGGTTAGATGCACGCGGTTTTACTTTCAACAATCCAAATGCTGCGAGCACCTGTGGTTGTGGAAGTTCTTTCTCCGCATAA
- the glyA gene encoding serine hydroxymethyltransferase, whose product MERDQAIFNLISDELKRQEEGIELIASENFVSKQVMEAAGSVLTNKYAEGLPGKRYYGGCEVVDQIETTAIDRAKQLFGAEWVNVQPHSGAQANAAVFLATIKPGDKILGLDLSHGGHLTHGSPANLSGKIYQPLFYGVKEDTGLIDYEQLEETALREKPKMIICGASAYSRDWDYARIRKVADEIGALVLADISHPAGLIARGLLNDPLPHCHIVTTTTHKTLRGPRGGMIMVGKDFENTWGVKTPKGETRTITQLLDLAVFPGTQGGPLEHTIAAKAIAYGEALTDEYMEYIIQVKKNAAALAQFFVERDYKIISGGTDNHLMLVDLRNKDISGKAAEAVLGKAGITTNKNMVPFDSRSPFVTSGVRFGTAAITTRGIKETEIVQIGELIDAAIVNSANDAELAKIQVKVKEMMAAFPLYK is encoded by the coding sequence ATGGAAAGAGATCAAGCCATTTTCAATTTGATATCTGATGAGCTTAAACGCCAAGAAGAAGGTATCGAATTAATTGCTTCAGAAAACTTCGTTTCAAAACAAGTTATGGAAGCTGCAGGTTCAGTTTTGACAAATAAATATGCTGAAGGCTTACCGGGAAAACGTTACTATGGTGGTTGCGAGGTAGTCGATCAAATAGAAACTACTGCTATTGATCGTGCTAAGCAATTATTTGGTGCAGAATGGGTAAATGTTCAACCTCACTCAGGAGCGCAAGCAAATGCTGCAGTTTTTTTAGCAACGATCAAACCGGGGGATAAAATTTTAGGCCTTGATTTATCACATGGTGGTCACCTGACGCATGGTTCTCCTGCGAATCTTTCAGGTAAAATTTACCAACCGTTGTTTTATGGTGTAAAAGAGGATACTGGTTTAATTGATTATGAACAATTAGAAGAAACTGCTCTTCGTGAAAAGCCTAAGATGATTATCTGTGGTGCATCAGCATATTCTCGTGATTGGGATTATGCACGTATCCGTAAGGTAGCTGATGAAATTGGTGCTTTAGTATTAGCAGATATCTCACATCCTGCAGGTCTTATTGCAAGAGGGTTATTAAACGATCCACTTCCACATTGTCATATCGTAACTACAACCACACATAAAACACTTCGTGGACCTCGTGGTGGTATGATCATGGTAGGGAAAGACTTCGAGAATACTTGGGGAGTGAAAACACCTAAAGGAGAAACACGTACCATTACACAATTATTGGATTTAGCAGTATTTCCTGGTACACAAGGTGGACCATTGGAACATACAATCGCTGCTAAAGCAATCGCCTATGGTGAAGCTCTTACAGACGAATACATGGAGTATATCATTCAGGTGAAGAAAAATGCGGCTGCATTAGCTCAATTCTTCGTTGAAAGAGATTACAAAATTATATCAGGAGGTACAGACAACCATTTAATGTTGGTAGACTTACGCAACAAAGATATCTCTGGTAAAGCAGCAGAAGCGGTATTAGGAAAAGCTGGAATCACAACTAACAAAAATATGGTTCCTTTTGATTCTCGTTCTCCATTTGTAACTTCAGGTGTACGTTTTGGTACAGCAGCAATTACAACTCGTGGTATTAAAGAAACAGAGATCGTTCAAATCGGTGAATTGATTGATGCAGCTATTGTTAATTCAGCGAATGACGCAGAGCTTGCTAAAATACAAGTAAAAGTAAAAGAGATGATGGCAGCTTTCCCTCTTTATAAATAA
- a CDS encoding RNA polymerase sigma factor — protein sequence MSILNKKTDQELIHIYLDGKETALAALLERYRSKIYTSIYMKVKDEYLAEDIFQETFIKVINTLKGGKYNDEGKFLPWVMRIAHNMIIDHFRKEKRAPNIVNTDGFDIFDVLDFSDENVESKMLKEQRDIDLKKMIQKLPDDQKEVLIMRHFCDMSFKDIAEITEVSINTALGRMRYALANLRKMIEGQSLMLQIN from the coding sequence ATGAGTATTTTAAATAAGAAAACGGATCAAGAATTAATCCACATATATTTAGATGGTAAAGAAACAGCGTTAGCAGCTTTGTTAGAACGTTATAGATCTAAAATATATACTTCCATTTATATGAAAGTAAAAGATGAATATCTTGCAGAAGATATTTTTCAAGAGACTTTTATAAAAGTAATCAATACGCTAAAAGGGGGCAAATATAATGATGAGGGTAAATTTTTACCTTGGGTCATGCGTATAGCGCATAATATGATTATTGATCATTTTAGAAAAGAGAAAAGAGCACCAAATATTGTCAATACAGACGGCTTTGATATTTTCGATGTACTTGACTTTAGTGATGAAAATGTCGAATCCAAGATGTTGAAAGAACAGCGTGATATTGATTTGAAAAAAATGATTCAAAAACTTCCTGATGACCAAAAAGAAGTGTTAATTATGAGACATTTTTGTGATATGAGTTTTAAAGATATTGCTGAAATTACAGAGGTGAGTATCAATACTGCATTAGGTCGCATGCGCTATGCTTTGGCCAATCTGAGAAAAATGATTGAAGGACAAAGTCTCATGTTGCAGATAAATTAA
- a CDS encoding zinc metallopeptidase, translated as MYWILFIGIMVVSLVVQTRFKNKFKKYSEIPLTSGLTGADIAQKMLNDNGIYDVKVVSIPDRLGDHYNPADKTVNLSPEVYSGRSIAAAAVSAHECGHAVQHATAYKWLGFRSAMVPMVSFASKLTSWVLMLGVMLMIFSQNYIVLAVGVAALAITTIFSFVTLPVEFDASNRAKAWLSNNGVTYSSSEDEGVKDALKWAAMTYVVAALSALVTLLYYASMLFGRRD; from the coding sequence ATGTATTGGATTTTATTTATAGGGATCATGGTTGTCAGCCTGGTCGTACAAACCCGATTTAAAAATAAGTTTAAAAAATATTCTGAAATTCCGTTAACAAGTGGACTGACGGGAGCAGATATTGCACAAAAAATGCTGAATGATAATGGTATTTATGATGTTAAAGTCGTATCCATTCCAGATCGCTTAGGAGATCACTATAATCCAGCTGATAAAACAGTAAATTTAAGTCCCGAAGTATATAGTGGACGCAGTATTGCTGCTGCAGCTGTTTCAGCACACGAATGTGGACACGCAGTTCAGCATGCAACAGCTTACAAATGGCTAGGGTTTAGATCTGCTATGGTACCAATGGTTAGTTTTGCATCAAAATTAACGTCTTGGGTATTGATGTTAGGTGTTATGTTGATGATTTTCTCCCAAAATTATATTGTATTGGCGGTAGGAGTAGCAGCATTGGCGATTACGACAATCTTTAGTTTCGTAACATTGCCTGTAGAGTTTGATGCATCTAACCGTGCGAAAGCCTGGTTGAGCAACAATGGCGTAACATATAGTTCATCAGAAGATGAGGGAGTGAAAGATGCATTGAAATGGGCTGCTATGACTTATGTAGTTGCGGCATTAAGTGCTTTGGTAACTTTATTATATTATGCTTCTATGTTATTCGGAAGAAGAGATTAA
- the ffh gene encoding signal recognition particle protein produces MFQNLQDKLDRAFKVLKGQGSITEINVAETMKEIRKALLDADVNYKTAKVFTDDVKQKALGENVLTSISPGQLLTKIMNDELTALMGGSVTELETSKNPTVILIAGLNGAGKTTFAGKLALHLKDKKGKKPLLVAGDVYRPAAIDQLEILAEQVGVPVYVDRNSTDPIAIARAGVEEAKRNGHNVVIIDTAGRLAIDEPLMVEITAVKEATQPHEILFVVDSMTGQDAVNTAKTFNDRLDFTGVVLTKLDGDTRGGAALSIKSVVNKPIKFIGTGEKMDALDVFYPDRMASRILGMGDVVSLVERAQHQFDEKQAAELQKKIRKNKFDFNDFKSQIQQIKKMGNMKDLMGMIPGVGKAMKDIEVDDNAFKPIEAIIDSMTPFERENPDAIDQKRRIRIAKGSGTDINEVNKLMKQFGDMRKVMKQMSNPAMAAKLMKNMPKMPGR; encoded by the coding sequence ATGTTTCAGAACTTACAGGATAAATTAGATAGAGCCTTTAAGGTTTTAAAAGGCCAAGGTAGTATTACCGAGATCAACGTTGCAGAAACGATGAAAGAAATTCGTAAGGCATTATTAGATGCCGATGTGAATTATAAAACTGCAAAAGTATTTACGGATGATGTTAAACAAAAAGCCCTAGGGGAAAATGTACTAACAAGTATTTCTCCAGGTCAATTGTTGACAAAAATCATGAATGATGAGTTGACAGCGTTGATGGGTGGTTCTGTTACAGAATTAGAAACTTCAAAAAACCCAACTGTTATCCTTATCGCTGGATTGAATGGTGCTGGTAAAACGACATTTGCAGGAAAGTTAGCATTACATTTAAAAGATAAAAAAGGCAAAAAACCTTTATTGGTGGCAGGTGACGTTTATCGTCCAGCAGCTATTGACCAATTGGAAATATTGGCCGAACAAGTAGGCGTTCCTGTATATGTGGATCGTAATTCCACAGATCCTATTGCTATTGCAAGAGCAGGGGTAGAAGAGGCAAAAAGAAATGGGCATAATGTGGTCATTATTGATACTGCAGGTCGCTTAGCAATCGATGAACCATTGATGGTGGAGATCACGGCTGTAAAAGAAGCTACTCAACCACATGAAATTCTTTTTGTTGTCGATTCAATGACAGGTCAAGATGCGGTGAATACAGCGAAGACATTCAACGATCGATTGGATTTTACGGGTGTTGTATTGACAAAATTAGACGGCGATACCCGTGGTGGTGCTGCATTGTCTATTAAATCTGTTGTCAATAAACCAATCAAATTTATTGGTACTGGCGAGAAGATGGATGCATTGGATGTGTTTTATCCAGATCGTATGGCCTCTCGTATCTTGGGTATGGGTGACGTTGTTTCTTTGGTAGAACGTGCGCAACATCAGTTTGATGAAAAACAAGCGGCTGAACTACAAAAGAAAATTCGTAAAAATAAATTCGACTTCAACGATTTTAAATCGCAGATCCAGCAAATCAAAAAAATGGGTAACATGAAAGATTTGATGGGGATGATTCCTGGAGTTGGTAAAGCAATGAAAGATATTGAAGTTGATGATAATGCTTTTAAACCAATCGAAGCAATTATTGATTCGATGACTCCTTTTGAAAGAGAAAATCCTGATGCAATCGATCAGAAACGTCGTATCCGCATCGCAAAAGGATCAGGTACTGATATTAATGAAGTAAATAAGCTGATGAAACAATTTGGAGATATGCGTAAAGTCATGAAACAAATGTCAAATCCAGCAATGGCGGCTAAGCTAATGAAAAACATGCCTAAAATGCCAGGAAGATAA
- a CDS encoding NADH-quinone oxidoreductase subunit A: MDDPGQLSEYGKILIIILVGIFLVAMTIMAGRILSVKKPTPQKLSTYECGEDAVGSSWVQFNPRFYVIALIFLLFDVELIFIFPWATVFGQVEYIAADGRWGWFTLIEMALFVGVLILGLIFVWVKGDLEWVKPIHQRPVVDVNIPNAAYHAINQATYPLRDYKETFHKDYSAKVEHETVTSKIAFKPRFKKPGASS; this comes from the coding sequence ATGGATGACCCCGGGCAATTATCGGAATACGGAAAGATACTTATCATAATTTTGGTAGGGATATTTTTAGTTGCGATGACCATTATGGCAGGTAGAATACTGTCTGTAAAAAAACCAACTCCCCAAAAATTAAGTACTTATGAATGTGGTGAAGATGCAGTCGGTTCTTCTTGGGTTCAATTTAATCCAAGATTTTATGTGATTGCACTTATTTTCTTGCTATTTGATGTTGAATTAATTTTTATTTTTCCTTGGGCCACTGTTTTTGGACAAGTAGAATATATCGCTGCAGACGGAAGATGGGGCTGGTTTACACTAATTGAAATGGCACTTTTTGTGGGTGTCCTAATTTTAGGGTTGATATTTGTGTGGGTAAAAGGCGATCTCGAGTGGGTGAAGCCCATTCATCAACGACCAGTAGTAGATGTTAATATTCCAAACGCTGCTTACCATGCCATTAATCAAGCAACCTATCCCTTGAGGGATTATAAAGAAACATTTCATAAAGACTATAGCGCTAAGGTCGAGCATGAAACAGTTACTTCAAAAATCGCCTTTAAACCCAGATTCAAAAAACCAGGAGCATCATCATGA
- a CDS encoding NADH-quinone oxidoreductase subunit B, which produces MSLESQIQNNGVIVAKLDDLLNWARLSSMWPISFGIACCAIEMMGAMAANYDLDRLGVFPRPSPRQSDVMIIAGTVTFKMADRIRKLYEQMPEPKYVISMGSCSNCGGPYWQHGYHVVKGVDRVIPVDVYVQGCPPRPEALIGAFLELQKKIEKESLLGEQLFNQKA; this is translated from the coding sequence ATGAGTTTAGAAAGCCAAATACAAAATAATGGTGTGATTGTCGCTAAATTAGACGATTTACTAAATTGGGCAAGATTGTCATCTATGTGGCCTATCAGTTTTGGTATCGCTTGTTGCGCAATCGAGATGATGGGAGCTATGGCTGCCAATTATGATTTGGATCGTTTAGGTGTTTTTCCGCGCCCTTCTCCAAGACAATCAGATGTGATGATTATAGCAGGTACGGTAACCTTTAAAATGGCAGATCGTATCCGTAAACTATATGAGCAGATGCCCGAACCGAAGTATGTGATCTCGATGGGCTCATGTTCCAATTGTGGAGGACCCTATTGGCAGCACGGCTATCATGTAGTAAAAGGAGTCGATCGTGTAATACCTGTAGATGTGTATGTACAAGGATGTCCCCCAAGACCTGAAGCACTGATTGGTGCATTTTTAGAATTACAAAAGAAAATTGAAAAAGAAAGTTTGTTGGGAGAACAGTTGTTTAACCAAAAGGCTTAA
- a CDS encoding 5-(carboxyamino)imidazole ribonucleotide synthase: protein MGKDFYGDLQLGILGGGQLGRMLIQEAINYNVNVHILDPDKNAPCRKLCNRFECGSLSDFETVYNFGKDLDMITIEIEKVNVDALEKLEEEGVLVYPQSRIIRLIQDKGLQKQFFKQNDIPTSAFQLISTKEHLNNANLTIPYIQKLRKDGYDGKGVKKINAIADLETAFNEPSLIEEWVDFEKEIAVIVARNDDGDVATFPMVEMEFNPEANLVEFLIAPSTYGFDIQQRAEELAKKIANDLQIVGLLAVEMFLTNDGDILVNEIAPRTHNSGHQTIEGNYVSQFAQHLRAIFNLPLGDTRCRSNAVMINLLGEEGYEGLAKYEGVEEILAMEGVYVHLYGKKFTKPYRKMGHVCIINDDRELAISNARKVQEILKVKA from the coding sequence ATGGGAAAAGATTTTTATGGTGATTTGCAATTAGGTATTCTTGGCGGTGGTCAATTAGGCCGGATGTTGATTCAAGAGGCCATTAATTACAACGTTAATGTTCATATTCTTGATCCAGATAAGAATGCACCTTGCCGTAAATTATGCAATCGTTTTGAATGTGGCTCTTTGAGCGATTTTGAAACCGTATACAATTTTGGAAAAGATCTTGATATGATAACGATCGAGATTGAAAAAGTGAATGTAGATGCGTTGGAAAAATTGGAAGAAGAAGGAGTGCTTGTCTATCCACAATCTCGTATCATTCGTTTGATACAAGATAAAGGACTACAGAAACAGTTTTTTAAACAAAATGATATACCAACTTCAGCATTTCAGCTCATCTCCACAAAAGAGCACCTTAACAATGCCAATTTAACCATTCCTTATATTCAGAAATTACGTAAAGATGGTTACGATGGTAAGGGCGTAAAGAAAATAAATGCAATAGCTGATTTAGAGACCGCATTTAATGAACCCTCTTTGATAGAAGAATGGGTTGATTTTGAAAAAGAGATTGCTGTTATCGTAGCTCGAAATGATGATGGTGATGTAGCTACTTTCCCAATGGTGGAAATGGAATTCAATCCTGAAGCTAACTTAGTTGAGTTTTTGATAGCACCTTCTACTTATGGATTCGATATCCAACAGAGAGCTGAAGAACTAGCCAAGAAGATTGCGAATGATCTACAGATTGTTGGATTATTGGCTGTTGAAATGTTTTTAACGAACGATGGAGATATTTTGGTCAATGAAATTGCTCCTCGCACACATAATAGTGGACATCAAACCATCGAAGGTAACTACGTTTCACAGTTTGCACAACATTTGAGAGCTATTTTTAATCTACCTCTTGGAGACACCCGTTGTCGGTCAAATGCAGTAATGATCAATCTTTTGGGAGAGGAAGGATATGAAGGATTGGCAAAATATGAAGGTGTTGAAGAGATTTTGGCTATGGAAGGCGTATATGTCCATTTATATGGAAAGAAATTTACAAAACCTTACCGTAAAATGGGCCATGTGTGTATTATAAATGATGATCGTGAATTGGCCATCAGTAATGCAAGAAAAGTACAAGAAATTTTGAAAGTAAAAGCTTAA